The Heyndrickxia vini genome contains a region encoding:
- a CDS encoding amino acid ABC transporter permease, with translation MGTIQWEYIFNTKLAIESFPYVIKGIGYTLHISLVSMFFGLVLGFFLALGRMSKNYIFQLPARTYISFMRGVPIIVLLFILYFGFPMIGITFSAVTAAILGFSLNSAAYMAEINRSAIASVDKGQWEASASLGLSYWQTMRKIILPQAVKIAIPPLSNVLLDLVKGTSLAAMITVPELLQKAKIVGGRELDYMTMYILVALIYWGICSIIAVMQNHLEKRYEMQSS, from the coding sequence ATGGGAACTATTCAATGGGAATATATCTTTAATACAAAATTGGCCATTGAATCCTTTCCATATGTCATTAAAGGGATTGGCTATACTCTACATATTTCTTTAGTCAGTATGTTCTTCGGGTTAGTATTGGGATTTTTTCTTGCACTTGGTCGAATGTCAAAGAATTATATTTTTCAGCTTCCTGCGCGTACTTATATCTCTTTTATGCGTGGTGTCCCAATTATTGTTCTCTTGTTTATTCTATATTTCGGCTTTCCGATGATTGGAATTACTTTTTCTGCAGTAACGGCTGCGATCCTCGGCTTTAGCCTAAATAGTGCTGCGTATATGGCAGAAATCAATCGTTCAGCGATTGCCTCTGTCGATAAGGGCCAATGGGAAGCGTCTGCATCCCTTGGACTTTCCTATTGGCAGACGATGCGAAAGATTATTCTTCCACAGGCTGTCAAAATCGCCATACCTCCACTATCAAATGTATTACTGGATTTAGTCAAAGGTACTTCGCTAGCTGCGATGATCACTGTCCCTGAGCTTCTTCAAAAAGCAAAAATTGTTGGAGGAAGGGAATTAGATTATATGACAATGTATATTTTAGTCGCTCTCATCTATTGGGGAATCTGTTCAATCATAGCAGTAATGCAAAATCACCTTGAAAAAAGATATGAAATGCAAAGCAGTTAA
- a CDS encoding DNA alkylation repair protein has translation MNLQEIMEKLKELGTEQTKKTFIRHGAMEPLFGVKVGDLKKLVKHVKKDQELALSLYETGNYDAMYLAGITVNPKLVSKELLQKWVKQAYCYGLAEYSVAGVAAESNYAIDLAREWIESENETIATCGWSTYTNYLSITPDENLDIEEVRQLLNRIKTTIHQEKNRVRYTMNNFVIAVGTFVKVLHKEAYEVGENIGKVQVNIGETACKVPLATEYIKKVEARGKIGSKKKTCIC, from the coding sequence ATGAACTTACAAGAAATCATGGAAAAGTTAAAAGAATTGGGGACGGAGCAAACAAAGAAAACGTTTATTCGCCATGGGGCAATGGAACCGCTTTTTGGTGTGAAAGTTGGAGATTTGAAGAAACTTGTTAAACACGTGAAAAAGGATCAGGAATTGGCTCTTTCATTATACGAAACTGGAAATTATGATGCGATGTATTTAGCAGGAATTACGGTAAATCCTAAATTGGTATCGAAAGAATTGCTGCAGAAATGGGTGAAACAAGCATATTGTTACGGATTAGCTGAATACTCGGTGGCGGGAGTGGCGGCGGAAAGTAATTATGCCATTGATTTAGCTAGGGAATGGATTGAATCTGAGAATGAAACGATCGCTACTTGTGGATGGAGTACTTATACAAATTATCTTTCTATTACACCTGATGAGAATCTTGATATCGAAGAAGTCCGCCAATTATTAAATAGAATCAAGACAACGATTCACCAAGAAAAGAATCGAGTTCGATATACAATGAACAATTTTGTGATTGCGGTTGGAACGTTTGTAAAAGTGTTACACAAAGAGGCTTATGAAGTTGGAGAAAACATTGGGAAAGTTCAAGTAAATATCGGAGAAACCGCCTGCAAGGTTCCATTAGCAACAGAGTATATAAAAAAGGTAGAAGCACGAGGGAAAATTGGTTCTAAGAAAAAGACTTGTATATGCTAG